A DNA window from Drosophila biarmipes strain raj3 chromosome 2R, RU_DBia_V1.1, whole genome shotgun sequence contains the following coding sequences:
- the LOC108022630 gene encoding high affinity cAMP-specific and IBMX-insensitive 3',5'-cyclic phosphodiesterase 8 isoform X1, protein MRNCLPKFSKVFRRKSSAKSGRENPSSEPDSDTEPYTIAQRGGDSRNERTERPPPDDDSSRLISSAHLDLCMDLNLNSPTNGGGGKRPKSGGSRPEMKVETIAPTTTVASGAPTPGPVAISLPFVGRNSCKTPEEMELEYEANVAAEGRDIMTPLRRNTRPLSVAFAGGGSGGGGRTSLQPEIVEAIRSLDVPALLLNNLSLEDRERCHLEEESPASDPDNAVVLRRKVNCLERKAHSLYERRLPKVPKLHLLVAGRKPSTEEEEFRTFQRNLMDLKYPTVLPPNPPLKALLVFHKSDSICEAVTAACQRHQLDVTLVRSKEEALDTLQKSYATAQCYHLIIIDARSTKNLDAEHIARTIRHTHGHHLTTIIAVCKKSFFEKDDVLIALLDAGVNRCVAETTNLAMCSVELKQILHSIIRPHNVMSTQQALYTALHRLKEVVLITDDLLRIQYANRATERLLNMRLDEIISKQLEDIFVSDLSTISEQCKNIKEFDGILTVRRKSQEGIPMHVRVVPVACIGSAPTHLIFNFDVPGGQMDFIATLPQPKEAPRGSLHSVRRCSFDVRSIASDGLRRTSLAKLTSLPLEAPITKIINLLSQVQENCSADEARLIDKVLEFLKREGLYSPQMKEIRTDDPIATDLIGALLTGPSVYSSRRSSNDSIIRTGSSTRTASIVPAKMKSNPIIMELLDESLSWDFDIFKLEEITDYHPLLYLGMEMFRRFDVFATLNIDENVCKAWLAVIEAHYRKSNTYHNSTHAADVMQATGAFITQLTNKDMHVMDRMEEATALIAAAAHDVDHPGRSSAFLCNSNDALAVLYNDLTVLENHHAAITFKLTLGDDKINIFKNLDKETYKSARSTIIDMILATEMTRHFEHLAKFVSVFGGEEPREHNPQTDEETSILMRRMLIKVADVSNPARPIQFCIEWARRIAEEYFMQTDEEKQRHLPIVMPMFDRATCSIPKSQIGFIEYIIQDMMHAWESFIDMPQLITYMQMNYSQWKKYDEQGVNTLAEIMAKQPPVGKMANSK, encoded by the exons ATGCGCAACTGTTTGCCAAAATTCAGCAAAGTCTTTCGCCGCAAGTCCTCCGCGAAGTCGGGTCGCGAGAATCCCTCCAGCGAGCCGGACTCCGACACGGAGCCCTACACCATAGCCCAGCGGGGCGGCGATAGCCGTAATGAAAGAACCGAAAGACCGCCTCCAGATGACGATAGCAGCCGGCTGATAAGCTCCGCTCACTTGGATTTGTGTAtggatttgaatttgaattcgCCAACCAACGGGGGCGGAGGCAAGCGGCCAAAGAGCGGGGGCTCCCGCCCGGAAATGAAGGTGGAAACGATTGCGCCGACGACGACCGTGGCGTCGGGTGCTCCTACTCCTGGACCAGTGGCCATTTCCCTGCCATTTGTGGGACGGAATTCGTGTAAAACGCCCGAGGAAATGGAGCTGGAATACGAGGCCAATGTGGCGGCCGAAGGTCGCGACATAATGACCCCCCTGCGCCGCAATACCAGGCCATTGAGCGTGGCCTTCGCTGGCgggggcagcggcggcggaggacGCACTTCTCTGCAGCCGGAAATAGTCGAGGCCATACGCAGCCTGGACGTCCCCGCGCTGCTGCTGAACAACCTGAGCCTGGAGGACAGGGAGCGCTGCCACCTGGAGGAGGAGTCCCCCGCCTCTGACCCTGACAACGCCGTGGTCCTGCGTCGCAAGGTCAACTGCCTGGAGCGCAAGGCGCACAGTCTCTACGAGCGACGATTGCCCAAGGTGCCGAAACTCCATCTCCTGGTGGCTGGCAGAAAGCCCTCgacggaggaggaggagttcCGGACATTTCAG CGAAATCTCATGGACCTGAAGTATCCAACCGTACTACCACCGAATCCCCCACTTAAG GCCCTTCTGGTTTTCCACAAGTCGGACAGCATCTGCGAGGCGGTCACCGCGGCCTGCCAGCGCCACCAGCTGGACGTAACGCTGGTCAGGTCCAAGGAGGAGGCGCTGGACACCCTGCAGAAGTCGTATGCCACCGCCCAGTGCTACCACCTAATCATAATTGATGCGCGTTCCACCAAGAACCTGGATGCGGAGCACATTGCCAG AACCATACGTCACACACACGGCCACCATTTAACGACAATAATTGCAGTCTGCAAGAAGAG TTTCTTCGAAAAGGATGATGTGCTAATTGCTCTATTGGACGCTGGCGTTAATAGA TGCGTAGCTGAGACGACCAACCTGGCCATGTGCAGTGTGGAACTGAAGCAGATACTGCACTCCATCATCCGGCCGCACAATGTCATGTCCACTCAACAG GCCCTCTACACGGCGCTCCATCGGCTGAAGGAGGTGGTGCTCATCACGGACGACTTGCTGAGGATTCAGTACGCCAACCGTGCCACCGAGAGGCTGCTCAACATGCGGCTG GACGAGATCATTAGCAAGCAGCTGGAGGACATATTCGTGTCGGACCTGTCCACCATCAGCGAGCAGTGCAAGAACATCAAGGAGTTCGACGGCATCCTGACGGTGCGCAGGAAGAGCCAGGAGGGGATTCCCATGCACGTGCGCGTGGTGCCGGTGGCCTGCATAGGAAG CGCACCCACGCACCTGATTTTCAACTTTGATGTGCCCGGCGGGCAGATGGACTTCATAGCCACGCTGCCGCAGCCCAAGGAGGCGCCGCGGGGCTCGCTGCACTCGGTGCGGCGGTGCAGCTTCGATGTGCGCTCCATCGCCTCGGACGGACTGCGAAGGACCAGCCTGGCCAAGCTGACGTCGCTGCCGCTGGAGGCGCCCATCACTAAA ATAATCAATTTACTATCACAAGTACAGGAGAATTGTTCGGCCGATGAGGCGCGTCTCATCGACAAGGTCTTGGAGTTCCTGAAGCGCGAGGGACTCTACAGTCCGCAAATGAAGGAGATACGGACGGACGACCCCATAGCCACCGACCTGATTGGTGCCCTGCTGACG GGACCCAGCGTGTACTCCTCGCGCCGCAGCTCGAATGACTCCATCATACGCACTGGCAGCTCCACAAGAACGGCCTCCATAGTGCCCGCCAAAATGAAG TCCAACCCCATCATCATGGAACTACTTGACGAATCTCTCAGCTGGGACTTTGACATCTTCAAACTGGAGGAGATCACCGACTACCACCCGCTGCTCTATCTGGGCATGGAGATGTTCCGCCGCTTCGACGTCTTCGCCACCCTGAACATCGATGAGAACGTTTGCAAGGCCTGGCTGGCCGTCATCGAGGCCCACTACCGCAAGAGCAACACATATCACAACAGCACCCATGCCGCGGATGTCATGCAG GCCACAGGCGCCTTCATCACCCAGTTGACCAACAAGGACATGCATGTGATGGATCGCATGGAGGAGGCGACCGCTCTCATTGCCGCCGCTGCCCACGATGTGGATCATCCGGGCCGCTCGTCCGCCTTCCTGTGCAACTCCAACGACGCCCTGGCCGTGCTGTACAACGATCTGACAGTGCTGGAGAACCATCATGCGGCTATTACCTTTAAGCTAACCCTGG GCGACGACAAGATCAACATTTTCAAGAACCTGGACAAGGAGACGTACAAGTCGGCCCGCAGCACCATCATCGACATGATCCTGGCCACCGAGATGACCCGCCACTTTGAGCACCTGGCCAAGTTCGTGAGCGTGTTCGGAGGCGAGGAGCCGCGTGAG CACAATCCCCAGACGGACGAGGAGACGTCCATACTCATGCGCCGCATGCTGATCAAGGTGGCCGATGTGAGCAATCCCGCCCGGCCGATCCAGTTCTGCATCGAGTGGGCCCGCCGCATCGCCGAGGAGTACTTCATGCAGACGGACGAGGAGAAGCAGCGCCACCTGCCCATCGTGATGCCGATGTTCGACCGGGCCACCTGCAGCATACCAAAGAGCCAGATCGGCTTCATCGAATACATCATACAGGACATGATGCACGCCTGGGAGA GCTTTATAGACATGCCGCAGCTGATCACCTACATGCAGATGAACTACTCGCAGTGGAAGAAGTACGACGAGCAGGGCGTCAACACGCTGGCCGAGATCATGGCCAAGCAGCCGCCGGTGGGCAAGATGGCCAACTCCAAATAG
- the LOC108022630 gene encoding high affinity cAMP-specific and IBMX-insensitive 3',5'-cyclic phosphodiesterase 8 isoform X2, translating into MRNCLPKFSKVFRRKSSAKSGRENPSSEPDSDTEPYTIAQRGGDSRNERTERPPPDDDSSRLISSAHLDLCMDLNLNSPTNGGGGKRPKSGGSRPEMKVETIAPTTTVASGAPTPGPVAISLPFVGRNSCKTPEEMELEYEANVAAEGRDIMTPLRRNTRPLSVAFAGGGSGGGGRTSLQPEIVEAIRSLDVPALLLNNLSLEDRERCHLEEESPASDPDNAVVLRRKVNCLERKAHSLYERRLPKVPKLHLLVAGRKPSTEEEEFRTFQRNLMDLKYPTVLPPNPPLKALLVFHKSDSICEAVTAACQRHQLDVTLVRSKEEALDTLQKSYATAQCYHLIIIDARSTKNLDAEHIARTIRHTHGHHLTTIIAVCKKSFFEKDDVLIALLDAGVNRCVAETTNLAMCSVELKQILHSIIRPHNVMSTQQALYTALHRLKEVVLITDDLLRIQYANRATERLLNMRLDEIISKQLEDIFVSDLSTISEQCKNIKEFDGILTVRRKSQEGIPMHVRVVPVACIGSAPTHLIFNFDVPGGQMDFIATLPQPKEAPRGSLHSVRRCSFDVRSIASDGLRRTSLAKLTSLPLEAPITKENCSADEARLIDKVLEFLKREGLYSPQMKEIRTDDPIATDLIGALLTGPSVYSSRRSSNDSIIRTGSSTRTASIVPAKMKSNPIIMELLDESLSWDFDIFKLEEITDYHPLLYLGMEMFRRFDVFATLNIDENVCKAWLAVIEAHYRKSNTYHNSTHAADVMQATGAFITQLTNKDMHVMDRMEEATALIAAAAHDVDHPGRSSAFLCNSNDALAVLYNDLTVLENHHAAITFKLTLGDDKINIFKNLDKETYKSARSTIIDMILATEMTRHFEHLAKFVSVFGGEEPREHNPQTDEETSILMRRMLIKVADVSNPARPIQFCIEWARRIAEEYFMQTDEEKQRHLPIVMPMFDRATCSIPKSQIGFIEYIIQDMMHAWESFIDMPQLITYMQMNYSQWKKYDEQGVNTLAEIMAKQPPVGKMANSK; encoded by the exons ATGCGCAACTGTTTGCCAAAATTCAGCAAAGTCTTTCGCCGCAAGTCCTCCGCGAAGTCGGGTCGCGAGAATCCCTCCAGCGAGCCGGACTCCGACACGGAGCCCTACACCATAGCCCAGCGGGGCGGCGATAGCCGTAATGAAAGAACCGAAAGACCGCCTCCAGATGACGATAGCAGCCGGCTGATAAGCTCCGCTCACTTGGATTTGTGTAtggatttgaatttgaattcgCCAACCAACGGGGGCGGAGGCAAGCGGCCAAAGAGCGGGGGCTCCCGCCCGGAAATGAAGGTGGAAACGATTGCGCCGACGACGACCGTGGCGTCGGGTGCTCCTACTCCTGGACCAGTGGCCATTTCCCTGCCATTTGTGGGACGGAATTCGTGTAAAACGCCCGAGGAAATGGAGCTGGAATACGAGGCCAATGTGGCGGCCGAAGGTCGCGACATAATGACCCCCCTGCGCCGCAATACCAGGCCATTGAGCGTGGCCTTCGCTGGCgggggcagcggcggcggaggacGCACTTCTCTGCAGCCGGAAATAGTCGAGGCCATACGCAGCCTGGACGTCCCCGCGCTGCTGCTGAACAACCTGAGCCTGGAGGACAGGGAGCGCTGCCACCTGGAGGAGGAGTCCCCCGCCTCTGACCCTGACAACGCCGTGGTCCTGCGTCGCAAGGTCAACTGCCTGGAGCGCAAGGCGCACAGTCTCTACGAGCGACGATTGCCCAAGGTGCCGAAACTCCATCTCCTGGTGGCTGGCAGAAAGCCCTCgacggaggaggaggagttcCGGACATTTCAG CGAAATCTCATGGACCTGAAGTATCCAACCGTACTACCACCGAATCCCCCACTTAAG GCCCTTCTGGTTTTCCACAAGTCGGACAGCATCTGCGAGGCGGTCACCGCGGCCTGCCAGCGCCACCAGCTGGACGTAACGCTGGTCAGGTCCAAGGAGGAGGCGCTGGACACCCTGCAGAAGTCGTATGCCACCGCCCAGTGCTACCACCTAATCATAATTGATGCGCGTTCCACCAAGAACCTGGATGCGGAGCACATTGCCAG AACCATACGTCACACACACGGCCACCATTTAACGACAATAATTGCAGTCTGCAAGAAGAG TTTCTTCGAAAAGGATGATGTGCTAATTGCTCTATTGGACGCTGGCGTTAATAGA TGCGTAGCTGAGACGACCAACCTGGCCATGTGCAGTGTGGAACTGAAGCAGATACTGCACTCCATCATCCGGCCGCACAATGTCATGTCCACTCAACAG GCCCTCTACACGGCGCTCCATCGGCTGAAGGAGGTGGTGCTCATCACGGACGACTTGCTGAGGATTCAGTACGCCAACCGTGCCACCGAGAGGCTGCTCAACATGCGGCTG GACGAGATCATTAGCAAGCAGCTGGAGGACATATTCGTGTCGGACCTGTCCACCATCAGCGAGCAGTGCAAGAACATCAAGGAGTTCGACGGCATCCTGACGGTGCGCAGGAAGAGCCAGGAGGGGATTCCCATGCACGTGCGCGTGGTGCCGGTGGCCTGCATAGGAAG CGCACCCACGCACCTGATTTTCAACTTTGATGTGCCCGGCGGGCAGATGGACTTCATAGCCACGCTGCCGCAGCCCAAGGAGGCGCCGCGGGGCTCGCTGCACTCGGTGCGGCGGTGCAGCTTCGATGTGCGCTCCATCGCCTCGGACGGACTGCGAAGGACCAGCCTGGCCAAGCTGACGTCGCTGCCGCTGGAGGCGCCCATCACTAAA GAGAATTGTTCGGCCGATGAGGCGCGTCTCATCGACAAGGTCTTGGAGTTCCTGAAGCGCGAGGGACTCTACAGTCCGCAAATGAAGGAGATACGGACGGACGACCCCATAGCCACCGACCTGATTGGTGCCCTGCTGACG GGACCCAGCGTGTACTCCTCGCGCCGCAGCTCGAATGACTCCATCATACGCACTGGCAGCTCCACAAGAACGGCCTCCATAGTGCCCGCCAAAATGAAG TCCAACCCCATCATCATGGAACTACTTGACGAATCTCTCAGCTGGGACTTTGACATCTTCAAACTGGAGGAGATCACCGACTACCACCCGCTGCTCTATCTGGGCATGGAGATGTTCCGCCGCTTCGACGTCTTCGCCACCCTGAACATCGATGAGAACGTTTGCAAGGCCTGGCTGGCCGTCATCGAGGCCCACTACCGCAAGAGCAACACATATCACAACAGCACCCATGCCGCGGATGTCATGCAG GCCACAGGCGCCTTCATCACCCAGTTGACCAACAAGGACATGCATGTGATGGATCGCATGGAGGAGGCGACCGCTCTCATTGCCGCCGCTGCCCACGATGTGGATCATCCGGGCCGCTCGTCCGCCTTCCTGTGCAACTCCAACGACGCCCTGGCCGTGCTGTACAACGATCTGACAGTGCTGGAGAACCATCATGCGGCTATTACCTTTAAGCTAACCCTGG GCGACGACAAGATCAACATTTTCAAGAACCTGGACAAGGAGACGTACAAGTCGGCCCGCAGCACCATCATCGACATGATCCTGGCCACCGAGATGACCCGCCACTTTGAGCACCTGGCCAAGTTCGTGAGCGTGTTCGGAGGCGAGGAGCCGCGTGAG CACAATCCCCAGACGGACGAGGAGACGTCCATACTCATGCGCCGCATGCTGATCAAGGTGGCCGATGTGAGCAATCCCGCCCGGCCGATCCAGTTCTGCATCGAGTGGGCCCGCCGCATCGCCGAGGAGTACTTCATGCAGACGGACGAGGAGAAGCAGCGCCACCTGCCCATCGTGATGCCGATGTTCGACCGGGCCACCTGCAGCATACCAAAGAGCCAGATCGGCTTCATCGAATACATCATACAGGACATGATGCACGCCTGGGAGA GCTTTATAGACATGCCGCAGCTGATCACCTACATGCAGATGAACTACTCGCAGTGGAAGAAGTACGACGAGCAGGGCGTCAACACGCTGGCCGAGATCATGGCCAAGCAGCCGCCGGTGGGCAAGATGGCCAACTCCAAATAG